Genomic DNA from Vagococcus luciliae:
TTTGCCCGTTATTTTACATGGGCTTAGAGATCAAAGTGCTGATATTACAGCAATTGTAACAGTAGCAGATGATGGTGGGAGTAGTGGGCTTCTTCGTCAGAGTATTAATATGAGTCCTCCAGGAGATTTAAGAAATGTTTTAGTGGCGTTATCTGATATGCCACAAATGTATGAAGATATTTTTCAATATCGTTTTAAAAAAGAAGATAACTTTTTAGCTAATCATACGATTGGTAATTTGATTATTGCAGCAATGTCTGAAATGAAAAATAGTACTTATGAAGCAATCCAGTTATTAAGTAAGTTTATGCATGTGGATGGACATATTTATCCAGCAAGCGAGCAATCCATGACATTACATGCTAAATTTGTTGATGGGACAGGTGCAACAGGTGAAAGTACTATTGCCAAAGAACGAAAGAAAATTGATTATGTCTATGTGACCAATACAGCAGATGGCACGCCTGTTAAACCAGCTAGAAAGGTTATTTCAAGTATTCGCGATGCAGATATGATTGTTCTTGGACCTGGTAGTTTGTTTACTAGTATTTTACCTAATTTGATGATTAAAGAGCTAGGTGAAGCGGTTTGTAAATCAGAGGCTGAAGTAGTATATATTTGTAACATTATGACACAAAAAGGTGAGACTGAGCATTTTTCTGATGCCGATCATGTACGGGTATTGCATCATCATTTAGGAAAACAATTTATTGATACCGTATTGGTCAATACAGAGCCGATACCTGAAAATTACATTGATCCAACTGTTTATGATGAGTATTTATTACAAGTTAAACACGATTTTCAAGGCTTACGCGATGAAGGATGTCGTGTGATATCGACTGACTTTTTAGAGTTAAAAAATGGCGGAGTTTTCCATGATCGAACCAAAGTAGTTGAAGAGCTGTTTCGTTTGGTTTTTGGAGCAAAATATTAAAAGAATGGGGTGCTTAGAGTGTCTTTTGCATCGGATGTTAAAAAAGAACTGACTACTTTGGAAGTTCATAAAGAACATGCAAAGGCTGAATTGGCAGCTTTAATTCGAATGAATGGTTCTGTAACGTTAGCTAATAGACAATTTGTATTAAATGTTCAAACTGAAAATGCTGCAATAGCTAGACGTATCTATACACTATTAAAAGATCACTATGAAGTAAATAGTGAGTTGTTAGTGCGACGAAAAATGAAATTAAAAAAAAATAATGTTTATATCGTTCGTTTGAAACAAGGAACAAAAGAAATATTAAATGATTTAGAAATCATGGATGGCGTGATGTTTAATACCCATGTTTCAGATAGTATCATGGGGAATGAACAAAAAATGCGTTCTTATTTACGTGGTGCATTTCTAGCAGGTGGTTCAGTTAATAATCCTGAGACAAGTCGTTATCACTTAGAAATTTATTCAATGTATGAAGATCAGTGCGTTGATTTATGTGAAATGTTAAAATTTTATGGCTTAAATGGACGAGTGGTTGAAAGGCGTACAGGATTTATCACTTATCTCAAGGGTGCAGAAGAAATTGCCGATTTTTTAGTATTAGTTGGTGCAACGAACGCTATGTTAAAATTTGAAGATGTTCGAATTGTACGAGATTTACGTAATTCAGTTAACCGATTAATGAATTGTGAAAATGCCAATATGAATAAAACGGCAGATGCTGCAAAACGTCAAATTGAGAATATCCGTTTAATCAAAGAAACCGTTGGATTGGAGCAATTACCTGAAAAATTGAGGGAAGTCGCAGAAATACGTCTGGAAAATCCAGAAATCAGTTTGAAAGAACTTGGTGAAATGATTCCTTCTGGTCCAATAACAAAATCAGGTATTAATCATCGCATCCGAAAAATTAATGAATTTGCTAATAATTTAGCTCAAATAAAGTAAAAAATGTTAACTATTTACCTTATCTGTTAAAAAGAGTTGTTTGTTTAGCTGATAAGGTTTTTATGTATTTTCTCTCTAAATATCTTGATACAAGTATGGTATAATGTGAAAGTGACTATACCAAGATAGTTAAGTTAAAGGAGGGAAAACATGGAAATTGAAAAAACAAATCGAATGAATGCTTTATTTGAATTTTATTCAACTCTTTTAACAGAAAAGCAAATGAATTATATTGAACTTTATTATGCAGATGATTTTTCTTTAGGTGAAATAGCTGAGGAGTATGATGTGAGTCGTCAAGCTGTGTATGATAATATAAAGCGTACTGAAAAATTACTAGAAACTTATGAAAAAAAATTACATTTGTATTCAAATTATGTGGTTCGACAAGAGATGATTGATGAAATCAAATCATTGCTAAAAGAATCCTATCCAGAAACAGAAATGATTTATGATTTATTAGATAAAATTCAAGAAATAGAAGAAGAGTAGGGGTTTAAAAATATGGCTTTTGAAAGTTTAACAGATCGCTTACAAGTAGCGATGAGTAAATTAAAGAAAAAAGGGACGGTAAAAGAGGAAGACGTTAAAGATATGATGCGCGAGATTCGTCTTGCGTTACTTGAAGCCGACGTTAACTTACAGGTCGTTCGTGGCTTTGTCAAAAGTGTTGGAGAACGCGCAGTCGGTGTTGAAATTCTGGAATCGTTAAATCCAACCCAACAAATTGTTAAAGTAGTGGATGAGGAACTAACTAAAGTATTAGGTTCTGAGGCAGTTGGGTTAAATAAATCACCTAAGATACCGACAATTGTCATGATGGTCGGTTTACAAGGGGCTGGTAAAACAACCTTTACAGGTAAGATATCTAACTTTTTAAAACAAAATGAGAAAGCTAGACCATTATTGATTGCAGCCGACGTGTATCGTCCTGCGGCGGTGGATCAATTAAAAGTCATTGGTCAACAACTAGATATTCCAGTTTTTGATATGGGAACAGATGTTGATCCAGTTGAAATTGTTCGCCAGGGGTTAGAACAAGCTAAAGCAAATAAAAATGATTATGTGTTTATTGATACGGCAGGTCGTTTGCATATCGACGAAACT
This window encodes:
- the whiA gene encoding DNA-binding protein WhiA; translated protein: MSFASDVKKELTTLEVHKEHAKAELAALIRMNGSVTLANRQFVLNVQTENAAIARRIYTLLKDHYEVNSELLVRRKMKLKKNNVYIVRLKQGTKEILNDLEIMDGVMFNTHVSDSIMGNEQKMRSYLRGAFLAGGSVNNPETSRYHLEIYSMYEDQCVDLCEMLKFYGLNGRVVERRTGFITYLKGAEEIADFLVLVGATNAMLKFEDVRIVRDLRNSVNRLMNCENANMNKTADAAKRQIENIRLIKETVGLEQLPEKLREVAEIRLENPEISLKELGEMIPSGPITKSGINHRIRKINEFANNLAQIK
- a CDS encoding gluconeogenesis factor YvcK family protein; amino-acid sequence: MKTYRIRKPKIVVIGGGTGLPVILHGLRDQSADITAIVTVADDGGSSGLLRQSINMSPPGDLRNVLVALSDMPQMYEDIFQYRFKKEDNFLANHTIGNLIIAAMSEMKNSTYEAIQLLSKFMHVDGHIYPASEQSMTLHAKFVDGTGATGESTIAKERKKIDYVYVTNTADGTPVKPARKVISSIRDADMIVLGPGSLFTSILPNLMIKELGEAVCKSEAEVVYICNIMTQKGETEHFSDADHVRVLHHHLGKQFIDTVLVNTEPIPENYIDPTVYDEYLLQVKHDFQGLRDEGCRVISTDFLELKNGGVFHDRTKVVEELFRLVFGAKY
- a CDS encoding putative DNA-binding protein, giving the protein MEIEKTNRMNALFEFYSTLLTEKQMNYIELYYADDFSLGEIAEEYDVSRQAVYDNIKRTEKLLETYEKKLHLYSNYVVRQEMIDEIKSLLKESYPETEMIYDLLDKIQEIEEE